A window of Infirmifilum lucidum contains these coding sequences:
- a CDS encoding ATPase domain-containing protein — protein MFSRKRHEQLQEGQDREESAPIQEEIVQERHIEGSRRGVGYELVKTGIEGLDERIGGLLRGRSYLVTGETGTGKTLFSMTFLVRGAMMGEPGIYVLVDEDYDDFARGAYDFGWDIEALMSQRLLSVLTLMPDFVEKLKNKPADVVVGSIVSGILEEAARIKARRLVIDPIAPLMVNEGDVAWTREYIKSLIINLEKRIGTTNIIVSEIPTGSTALSRFGVEEFLAAGVFVLGLERVRNTFYRTLFIRKMRWRPVPPDIFVFDIVEKKGVVVKDKLSRIVV, from the coding sequence ATGTTTAGCCGGAAGAGACATGAACAACTCCAGGAGGGACAAGATCGAGAAGAATCCGCTCCCATTCAAGAGGAGATAGTGCAGGAGCGGCACATCGAGGGCTCTCGGCGCGGAGTGGGGTACGAGCTAGTCAAAACGGGGATAGAGGGGCTCGACGAAAGAATAGGCGGACTACTGCGCGGGAGGTCTTACCTTGTCACGGGCGAGACCGGTACCGGTAAGACGTTGTTCTCCATGACATTCCTGGTCAGAGGAGCTATGATGGGTGAGCCGGGCATATACGTCCTCGTAGACGAAGATTACGATGACTTTGCCAGAGGCGCCTACGACTTCGGCTGGGATATTGAGGCGCTGATGAGCCAAAGGCTTCTGAGCGTCCTTACTCTCATGCCCGACTTTGTCGAGAAATTAAAGAACAAGCCGGCAGACGTCGTAGTAGGCTCCATTGTAAGCGGGATACTAGAGGAGGCCGCGAGGATAAAGGCTAGGAGGCTAGTAATCGACCCTATAGCCCCGCTGATGGTAAATGAAGGTGACGTTGCCTGGACGCGTGAGTACATTAAAAGCCTCATAATAAACCTTGAGAAGAGAATAGGCACGACGAACATTATCGTCTCGGAAATACCGACGGGTAGCACAGCGCTAAGCCGCTTTGGGGTGGAAGAGTTCCTGGCTGCAGGTGTCTTCGTGCTAGGCCTCGAGCGAGTCAGGAACACGTTTTACCGAACTCTCTTCATAAGGAAGATGAGATGGCGTCCAGTCCCCCCGGACATTTTTGTCTTCGACATAGTCGAGAAGAAGGGTGTTGTTGTAAAGGACAAGCTATCTAGGATCGTAGTGTAG
- a CDS encoding DUF424 family protein, with protein MRRIAVKVHTSGQYTLLAMCDEDLLGKEVNHGRVRVKFTEGFFGDNLLDPDSPELDAMLARADSITAFGRTCVERLARTFPSVSEAMIEVGGIPHVQIFKVPFE; from the coding sequence GTGAGGCGGATAGCCGTCAAGGTTCACACAAGCGGTCAATACACGTTGCTCGCAATGTGCGACGAAGACCTGCTGGGGAAAGAAGTTAACCACGGCAGGGTAAGGGTCAAGTTCACCGAGGGCTTCTTCGGCGACAATCTACTAGACCCAGACTCCCCCGAACTCGATGCTATGCTTGCTCGGGCTGACAGCATAACAGCTTTCGGCAGGACTTGCGTTGAGCGGCTAGCGAGGACTTTCCCAAGCGTCTCAGAGGCTATGATCGAAGTCGGGGGTATCCCTCATGTACAGATTTTTAAGGTGCCATTCGAATAG
- a CDS encoding NMD3-related protein yields MRRVLVCPVCGRHVDKLVDGMCEECFRREHSLVSLKVKQLEIEVCRSCGSLRFRKGKWHSDVKELEREMVREASRLVRARGSVSAVEAELSRDLSLLVLRVTGKASPELSYEYTEEYVLRVSTIRTLCETCLGHVSKKKNALIQIRVHGRRLTQSELRELSKQVEDSISELATQDPGVVPVEMEEKPEGLDIYFSEYSAARKVAEALSRKIYVEVLETAKLIGVDDSGREKYKRTIRLLLPGFRTGDVIKFKENIFCVVNVTPRHVELLNLENYTLSSFRLSRNFTSRVTVLAHASELPEAVVVSSSGNFIQVMDLSSYKALEVRLDSQASLRLLAGQERLRIYSAGEKTYLIPSQYILQGAPRRHA; encoded by the coding sequence ATGCGTAGAGTGCTGGTGTGTCCAGTTTGCGGTAGACATGTGGATAAGCTGGTAGACGGGATGTGCGAGGAGTGTTTCCGCAGAGAGCACTCGCTTGTCAGCCTCAAAGTGAAACAACTAGAGATAGAGGTCTGCAGGAGCTGTGGGTCGCTAAGGTTCAGGAAAGGCAAGTGGCACTCGGACGTGAAAGAGCTTGAAAGAGAGATGGTCAGAGAGGCATCGAGGCTCGTGAGGGCAAGAGGTAGCGTAAGCGCCGTGGAGGCGGAGCTCTCCAGGGATCTCTCGCTTCTCGTATTGAGAGTCACCGGTAAGGCATCGCCTGAGTTAAGTTACGAGTATACAGAGGAGTACGTACTCAGAGTGTCAACTATTAGAACACTCTGCGAGACGTGTCTAGGTCATGTATCAAAGAAGAAAAACGCGCTTATACAGATAAGAGTTCATGGTAGGAGACTCACACAGTCAGAGCTACGGGAGCTCTCGAAGCAGGTAGAAGACAGTATATCCGAGCTAGCAACACAAGACCCTGGCGTTGTGCCGGTCGAGATGGAAGAAAAACCAGAAGGTCTAGACATCTACTTCTCTGAGTACAGTGCAGCTAGAAAAGTCGCCGAGGCACTCTCGCGGAAAATTTACGTCGAGGTTCTCGAAACGGCTAAGCTCATAGGCGTGGATGATAGCGGACGGGAAAAGTACAAGAGGACGATAAGGCTCCTGCTCCCAGGATTTAGGACAGGAGATGTCATTAAATTCAAAGAGAATATTTTCTGCGTGGTTAACGTTACTCCGAGGCATGTCGAGCTCTTAAACCTTGAGAACTATACCCTCAGCAGCTTCCGCTTGAGCCGTAATTTCACCTCTAGGGTAACAGTTCTGGCCCACGCAAGCGAGTTGCCAGAAGCAGTTGTCGTCTCGAGTAGTGGTAACTTCATCCAGGTTATGGACTTATCGTCCTACAAGGCACTGGAGGTACGTCTCGACTCCCAAGCCTCTCTGAGACTACTTGCTGGCCAGGAAAGGCTGAGGATATACTCCGCTGGGGAGAAAACATATCTTATACCTTCCCAGTATATTCTTCAAGGAGCACCTCGACGGCATGCCTGA
- a CDS encoding ribbon-helix-helix domain-containing protein produces MDGDSKSDLVKVNVRVTQREYMEMRRIVEQGKYSSISELVRHAVEVLLEEYTGKV; encoded by the coding sequence GTGGATGGAGATTCTAAAAGCGATTTAGTGAAAGTCAACGTCCGAGTAACACAGAGAGAGTACATGGAGATGAGGAGGATTGTTGAACAAGGCAAGTACTCTTCTATTTCAGAGCTCGTCAGGCATGCCGTCGAGGTGCTCCTTGAAGAATATACTGGGAAGGTATAA
- a CDS encoding 30S ribosomal protein S6e — protein MPEFKVVISDPSTGRAEQVELKGDQAARLIGLKIGDIIDGALVGKPGVKLQIRGGSGRAGEPMRPDIPGARKGYFLLSGPPGYWPKEKGERRRKYVRGNTITDDIVQINMVVLRESQEASQKT, from the coding sequence ATGCCAGAGTTCAAGGTCGTGATCTCAGACCCTTCGACAGGCAGGGCAGAGCAAGTCGAGCTGAAGGGAGACCAAGCCGCTAGGCTCATAGGGCTTAAAATAGGCGACATTATTGACGGGGCTCTCGTGGGCAAGCCTGGAGTCAAGCTGCAGATAAGGGGTGGCTCCGGTAGGGCCGGCGAGCCCATGAGGCCCGATATACCTGGGGCTAGGAAAGGCTACTTCCTGCTCTCAGGCCCCCCGGGCTACTGGCCTAAGGAGAAGGGTGAGCGGAGGCGTAAGTACGTCAGGGGTAATACGATCACGGATGACATTGTACAAATAAATATGGTGGTTCTCCGCGAGAGCCAGGAAGCCTCCCAGAAGACCTAA
- a CDS encoding translation initiation factor aIF-1A, whose protein sequence is MSKGRDSEESSGEEVEIPLPDGQTSILCIIQQLLGFDRARVFCSDGKVRLCRIPGKFKKRMWMKVGDVVLVAPWDFQPERGDILYRYTSTELQRLERKGLLKELKELLGG, encoded by the coding sequence ATGAGTAAAGGTAGAGATAGCGAGGAGAGTAGTGGAGAAGAGGTAGAGATCCCGCTACCCGATGGCCAGACGTCGATTCTATGCATAATACAACAACTTCTGGGCTTCGACAGGGCCAGGGTTTTCTGCAGTGACGGCAAGGTTCGGCTGTGCAGGATCCCCGGGAAGTTCAAGAAGAGAATGTGGATGAAGGTGGGCGACGTCGTGCTTGTAGCACCCTGGGACTTTCAGCCGGAGAGGGGCGACATACTCTACAGGTATACATCGACTGAGCTCCAAAGGCTCGAGAGGAAGGGGCTACTAAAAGAATTGAAGGAGCTGCTAGGAGGATAG
- a CDS encoding thioredoxin family protein — protein sequence MIQETSLREAENLIKSLKVVILDFYAEWCIPCKAVEEILEQVLRVFRSRSDIAFLRIDVEKEKDALGRFEVYGLPTVIVFQNGVEVRRFSGVPRNFGVELTRLIKSLSS from the coding sequence ATGATTCAAGAGACAAGTTTGAGGGAGGCTGAGAACCTGATCAAGAGCTTGAAAGTAGTGATCCTAGACTTCTATGCTGAGTGGTGTATTCCTTGTAAAGCCGTAGAGGAGATTCTTGAGCAGGTCTTGAGAGTTTTCCGATCCAGGAGTGATATAGCCTTCTTGAGGATAGACGTCGAGAAGGAGAAGGATGCCTTAGGGAGGTTCGAGGTGTACGGCCTTCCCACGGTGATAGTCTTCCAGAATGGTGTAGAAGTAAGGCGTTTCTCTGGAGTACCTAGGAACTTCGGGGTGGAGCTTACAAGGCTTATTAAAAGCCTATCCTCCTAG
- the fen gene encoding flap endonuclease-1, giving the protein MGTGLTPIIPRVKTGLRGVKGKVLAVDALNAIYQFLALVRGFQGEPLRNRHGMVTSHLVGLASRFSKLAADYYCKFIFVFDGPPLPLKQRELEKRRALREKAEKELRELLARGEYEKAFSKAVVALRVDEWIIESSKKLISLMGWPVVEAPSDAEAQAAYIVSKGDAWAVATLDWDALLYGSPRMLRYLTLTGTEWLPSKGVARRLEPELVELENVLRALGITRRQLVEVAILIGTDFNEGIKGIGPKKALRLIKTYGSIERLPRGIREKIPEYEEVLEIFLNPRVREDYALEFREPAYDELERFLVDENSFSEDRVKTIVERLRASWHRGEQLTLNSFKE; this is encoded by the coding sequence GTGGGCACCGGCCTCACGCCCATAATACCGCGTGTCAAGACCGGGCTCAGAGGGGTCAAAGGTAAAGTGCTGGCAGTGGATGCTCTGAACGCTATATACCAGTTCTTGGCCCTCGTACGTGGGTTCCAAGGCGAGCCCCTTAGAAACAGGCATGGGATGGTGACCTCGCATCTAGTCGGCCTAGCAAGTCGATTTTCGAAGCTCGCCGCGGACTACTACTGCAAGTTCATATTCGTCTTCGACGGCCCACCTCTACCACTCAAGCAACGGGAGCTCGAGAAGAGGAGGGCTCTCAGGGAGAAGGCTGAAAAAGAGCTTCGCGAACTATTAGCTAGAGGCGAGTATGAGAAGGCTTTCTCGAAAGCTGTCGTGGCCTTGAGGGTAGATGAGTGGATTATAGAGAGCTCGAAGAAGCTTATCTCACTCATGGGATGGCCTGTCGTGGAGGCCCCAAGCGACGCTGAGGCGCAGGCTGCCTACATTGTCTCGAAGGGCGACGCGTGGGCGGTAGCGACGCTCGACTGGGACGCTCTTCTTTACGGGTCGCCCCGCATGCTACGTTACCTGACTTTAACCGGTACGGAGTGGCTGCCGAGCAAGGGCGTAGCGAGGAGGCTTGAGCCCGAGCTCGTCGAGCTCGAGAACGTACTAAGAGCGCTCGGAATAACCAGACGCCAGCTTGTAGAGGTTGCCATTCTAATAGGGACAGACTTCAATGAGGGGATCAAGGGTATAGGGCCTAAGAAGGCTCTCCGGCTAATAAAGACGTACGGGAGTATAGAGAGGTTACCGAGGGGCATCAGGGAGAAGATACCAGAGTACGAGGAAGTACTCGAGATATTTTTGAACCCGAGAGTGAGGGAGGACTATGCGCTCGAGTTTCGAGAACCAGCTTATGACGAGCTTGAGCGCTTTCTAGTGGACGAGAACTCTTTTTCAGAGGACAGGGTCAAGACCATAGTGGAGCGGCTACGTGCCTCGTGGCACAGGGGGGAGCAGCTAACCCTCAACAGTTTCAAAGAATAA
- a CDS encoding ATP-dependent DNA ligase, which produces MTLTFTELVETAKRVEATQSRLEKVRVLAAFFQRLTPDEAALAARFLVGTVFPEGDERELGVGYATISSVIEQLRSSKISPLIQEPPTLQEVYATLDKVSRASGEGARERKLVLLRGLFSRLSREELEYLLRMLFGEVRIGASAGVVLEALARLGGYTDEEIRRGYMLLGDIGELAKRVIAREDIRALSLELFRPVKPMLADMSYSPLEVLREHANYTSAEYKYDGIRVQVHVRNGRVEVYSRRLHRITEFLPDVVQKVREHLRASSAVLDGEAVGIIAGKPVAFQELVRRVRRKNEREGFLKSIPFQVYFFDVLFLDGRVLIDEPYTVRRRLLADALDGELLSTQRFVSSVDELKDFFEEAVKKGHEGVMCKAPYSNYEPGIRGRKWLKLKRADTIDCVIVAAEWGHGRRARWLSDYYLAIRDERTGGFAVIGKTFKGLTDAEFEEMTRRLLELKVREEGWVVHVKPQIVVEVEYSEIQRSPRYNSGLALRFARIKRIRFDKSPDDVTTLQELWKRYSEQRGAKAVGDASGW; this is translated from the coding sequence GTGACCCTAACATTCACTGAGCTTGTAGAAACGGCTAAGAGGGTTGAGGCAACCCAAAGCAGGCTCGAGAAAGTCAGGGTGCTTGCCGCCTTCTTCCAAAGGCTAACTCCTGACGAGGCCGCACTCGCGGCTAGGTTTCTGGTAGGAACAGTCTTTCCAGAGGGGGATGAGCGCGAGCTAGGAGTAGGCTACGCGACGATCTCGAGCGTAATAGAGCAGTTGAGGAGTAGCAAAATAAGCCCCCTCATCCAGGAGCCTCCAACACTCCAGGAGGTCTACGCGACTCTCGACAAAGTATCCCGGGCGAGCGGTGAAGGGGCCAGGGAGAGAAAGCTCGTACTCCTCCGCGGCCTTTTCTCAAGGCTGAGCAGAGAAGAGCTGGAGTACCTTCTGAGGATGCTCTTTGGCGAAGTCAGGATAGGCGCGAGCGCCGGAGTTGTCCTGGAGGCCCTAGCGAGACTTGGAGGGTACACCGACGAGGAGATCAGAAGGGGTTACATGCTACTCGGGGACATAGGCGAACTAGCCAAGAGGGTTATAGCTCGCGAGGACATAAGAGCCTTGAGCCTAGAGCTCTTCAGGCCCGTTAAGCCGATGCTTGCAGACATGTCGTATAGCCCCCTAGAGGTTCTGCGCGAGCACGCTAACTACACTTCTGCCGAGTACAAGTACGACGGGATCCGCGTACAGGTACATGTGAGGAATGGGAGAGTTGAAGTATACTCGAGGCGGCTACACAGGATAACGGAATTCCTGCCTGACGTAGTTCAGAAGGTGCGTGAGCACCTACGAGCTAGCTCTGCTGTGCTCGACGGCGAGGCTGTCGGCATCATCGCGGGCAAGCCAGTGGCCTTTCAGGAATTAGTCCGCAGGGTTCGGAGAAAGAATGAGAGGGAGGGCTTCCTCAAAAGCATACCTTTCCAGGTCTACTTTTTCGACGTGCTGTTTCTGGATGGTAGAGTGCTCATAGATGAGCCCTACACGGTGCGCAGGAGGCTATTGGCAGACGCTCTTGACGGAGAACTACTCTCGACTCAGAGGTTCGTCTCCAGCGTGGACGAGCTCAAGGACTTCTTCGAGGAAGCGGTTAAGAAGGGCCACGAAGGAGTTATGTGTAAGGCTCCTTACTCTAACTATGAGCCCGGGATCCGTGGGAGGAAGTGGCTGAAGCTGAAAAGAGCAGACACGATTGACTGTGTGATAGTCGCTGCGGAGTGGGGCCACGGCAGGCGGGCTAGGTGGCTCAGCGACTATTACCTTGCTATTAGGGACGAGAGAACAGGGGGTTTCGCTGTCATCGGTAAGACCTTCAAGGGCCTAACCGATGCCGAGTTCGAGGAGATGACTAGAAGACTGCTGGAGCTAAAGGTGCGCGAAGAGGGGTGGGTTGTTCACGTAAAGCCTCAGATAGTAGTTGAGGTTGAATACTCCGAGATCCAGAGGAGCCCGAGGTACAACTCTGGCCTGGCCTTAAGGTTTGCGAGAATAAAGCGTATCAGGTTCGACAAGAGCCCCGATGATGTCACAACGCTACAGGAGCTCTGGAAGAGGTACTCTGAACAACGGGGTGCGAAGGCGGTAGGAGATGCTTCGGGTTGGTAG
- a CDS encoding MBL fold metallo-hydrolase — MLRVGSATIIPVADESLGVRSMSLYLETPDVKVLFDAGASLGPFRYGLPPHPEEFRALKRLREKILYYADRADIVTVSHYHRDHYTPPRASLYECTREKTFLDIYSGKTILAKSPSSSINFNQKRRAYVFFKALEESKSNAKVYFLDLDRVDFGETSIEGFLAVHGDERLGWVLCFKVYLRGEGVLVFMPDVQGPVSDEALSVLLNEGFKVAVIGGPPTYLEERSGKKLNKGLENFARALRVERFNIISHHILRDPEWREVVDTLAPDSNFHLYSEVAGLEFTPLEAYRRLLYEMDPPSKTYMESLRSGQLKCDDF; from the coding sequence ATGCTTCGGGTTGGTAGCGCTACAATAATCCCGGTTGCTGACGAGAGCCTAGGCGTCCGCTCGATGAGCCTCTACCTAGAGACGCCTGACGTGAAAGTGCTTTTCGACGCCGGCGCGAGCCTCGGTCCTTTTCGCTACGGCCTCCCGCCGCATCCTGAGGAGTTTAGGGCCTTGAAAAGGCTGAGGGAAAAGATCCTGTACTACGCAGACAGGGCTGACATTGTAACGGTGTCGCATTATCACAGAGACCACTACACTCCTCCCCGCGCATCGCTCTATGAATGCACCAGGGAGAAGACGTTTTTGGATATATATTCCGGAAAGACTATACTGGCGAAGTCTCCCTCATCAAGCATTAATTTTAACCAGAAGCGCCGGGCCTATGTATTCTTCAAGGCACTCGAGGAGTCTAAGAGCAACGCCAAGGTTTACTTCCTTGACTTGGACAGGGTAGACTTCGGGGAGACCTCAATTGAAGGCTTTCTTGCCGTGCACGGCGACGAGAGACTGGGCTGGGTCTTATGCTTCAAAGTGTACCTCAGAGGCGAGGGTGTCTTAGTCTTCATGCCTGACGTGCAGGGCCCGGTCTCCGACGAAGCACTTTCAGTGCTCCTAAATGAGGGCTTCAAAGTAGCAGTAATCGGGGGGCCTCCGACATACCTAGAGGAGAGGAGCGGTAAGAAGCTGAATAAAGGGCTGGAGAACTTTGCCAGGGCTTTAAGAGTGGAGAGGTTCAACATAATTTCACACCATATACTACGCGACCCTGAGTGGCGCGAGGTCGTAGATACTCTAGCACCAGACAGCAACTTCCACCTATATAGCGAAGTGGCGGGGTTGGAGTTTACGCCACTGGAGGCGTACAGGAGACTGTTATACGAGATGGATCCACCGTCGAAAACATACATGGAGTCATTGAGGAGCGGGCAGTTGAAGTGCGATGATTTCTAG
- a CDS encoding CDP-2,3-bis-(O-geranylgeranyl)-sn-glycerol synthase, whose protein sequence is MDTIVDAIVWILPAYLANGTPVLTVYLVRRTGHRPHPIDRGAFFIDGKRLLGDNKSVEGFIGGVVAGATGGALLQMFGLHEIFSALLLSVGALLGDITGAFIKRRLGLKPGDPAPLLDQLDFVIGATLVYYLYRPAPLEYVVVALAITPLVHLATNAVAYTLKLKDKPW, encoded by the coding sequence GTGGATACTATTGTCGACGCTATAGTTTGGATACTGCCGGCCTACCTCGCGAATGGTACACCGGTTCTCACAGTTTACCTCGTGCGCAGGACTGGGCACCGCCCCCACCCGATAGACCGCGGAGCCTTCTTCATCGACGGAAAGAGGCTCCTTGGAGACAACAAGTCCGTTGAAGGGTTCATAGGAGGAGTTGTAGCAGGAGCGACTGGTGGTGCGCTTCTACAAATGTTCGGGCTACATGAAATCTTCTCGGCATTGCTCTTATCTGTAGGAGCCCTACTAGGAGACATCACGGGTGCATTTATCAAGCGTAGGCTGGGCTTGAAACCCGGGGATCCAGCCCCCCTCTTAGACCAGCTAGACTTTGTTATTGGAGCAACGTTAGTCTATTACCTTTACAGGCCTGCACCCCTTGAGTACGTCGTCGTAGCGCTCGCCATAACTCCCCTCGTACACCTCGCAACGAACGCTGTGGCTTACACTTTAAAACTAAAAGACAAGCCCTGGTAA
- the rpl18a gene encoding 50S ribosomal protein L18Ae: MSVKTFEIHGEMKLRLGERCKFRVYVRALKEKDALEKLYSILGSRHKVTRNHIKVYSIREVNPDETDDSHIKSLASTDKVVLYA, from the coding sequence ATGAGCGTTAAAACATTTGAAATTCACGGCGAGATGAAACTCCGGCTTGGAGAACGCTGTAAATTTAGAGTATACGTAAGGGCTCTCAAGGAAAAAGATGCACTTGAAAAACTCTACAGCATACTGGGCAGCAGGCATAAGGTGACTCGGAATCACATAAAGGTGTACAGCATAAGAGAGGTTAACCCCGATGAGACTGATGACTCCCACATAAAGAGCCTGGCGTCCACGGATAAGGTAGTACTATACGCGTAA
- the pfdA gene encoding prefoldin subunit alpha: MSTRQERSSLAEEYSLLAQLAEEMQKEITLAQNLLVEIDSTVITLKNISSLGESREVLIPISSGVYAKAVINRQDKFLVAIGSNILVEKDLNDTLEFLRQKREELQQLIDKRVNDLNKILQRLQQLQAALR, from the coding sequence ATGAGCACAAGGCAGGAAAGGTCAAGCTTAGCCGAAGAGTACAGCCTACTAGCCCAGCTTGCAGAGGAGATGCAGAAGGAGATAACGCTGGCTCAGAATTTACTGGTAGAGATTGACTCGACAGTTATCACGCTGAAGAACATTAGTAGCCTGGGGGAGTCACGCGAGGTACTCATACCTATATCTTCAGGTGTGTACGCCAAGGCGGTCATAAACAGGCAGGATAAGTTTCTAGTGGCTATTGGGTCTAACATTCTGGTCGAGAAGGACTTGAACGATACTCTAGAGTTCTTGAGGCAGAAGAGGGAGGAGTTACAGCAACTCATCGACAAAAGGGTCAACGATCTAAATAAAATACTGCAGCGTCTACAGCAGTTGCAGGCGGCTCTAAGGTAG
- the ftsY gene encoding signal recognition particle-docking protein FtsY, producing the protein MPRGLSRVFREFVEFLAYKEVTPESFEEASSRLLLELVENDVAFDAAEGVISRLRERVIGQRVKRGISTVEFIRNELGAVLLEIFEKAGSIDLEQEASKLAGKGELYKVVFLGPNGHGKTTTIGKLAFRLRLRGLKVVIGAADTFRAGAIEQASRIAASAGAQLVSLGYGADPAAVAYEAVEVARKRGFDVVLIDTAGRMHTKKNLMDEMKKIVRVVEPNFRVFVGDALTGNDAVNMARAFLEEVGFEGSIITKYDADTKGGVVVSVVYATSRPVLYVGTGQRLEDLEPFDYRKFVESLLQ; encoded by the coding sequence ATGCCTCGAGGGCTATCGAGGGTCTTCAGAGAGTTTGTTGAATTCCTTGCCTACAAGGAGGTCACTCCTGAGAGCTTCGAGGAGGCCTCATCTAGACTTTTACTGGAATTGGTGGAGAACGACGTTGCTTTTGACGCGGCAGAGGGCGTGATTTCCAGGCTAAGGGAACGCGTCATTGGGCAAAGAGTCAAACGGGGCATTAGCACAGTGGAGTTTATTCGGAACGAGCTCGGAGCTGTTCTTCTCGAGATTTTTGAGAAAGCTGGGAGCATAGACCTAGAGCAGGAGGCCTCTAAGCTTGCAGGAAAAGGCGAGCTCTACAAGGTTGTCTTCCTCGGGCCTAACGGCCACGGCAAGACCACGACCATAGGGAAACTGGCTTTCCGCCTCAGACTGAGAGGGTTGAAAGTAGTGATCGGAGCAGCGGATACCTTCAGGGCAGGCGCTATCGAACAAGCCTCAAGGATTGCGGCCTCAGCCGGAGCTCAGCTTGTAAGCCTGGGCTATGGGGCTGACCCAGCGGCTGTTGCTTACGAAGCAGTTGAGGTGGCGAGAAAGCGGGGCTTTGATGTCGTCCTGATAGACACTGCTGGAAGAATGCACACTAAGAAGAATCTAATGGATGAAATGAAAAAGATAGTCAGAGTAGTTGAACCTAACTTCAGGGTCTTTGTTGGTGATGCTTTAACAGGGAATGACGCTGTGAATATGGCTCGCGCTTTCCTCGAGGAGGTGGGTTTCGAGGGGAGTATCATAACAAAATACGATGCAGACACGAAAGGGGGCGTGGTAGTATCTGTGGTTTATGCTACGAGTAGACCTGTGCTATACGTTGGTACTGGCCAAAGGCTCGAAGACCTGGAACCATTTGACTATAGGAAATTTGTAGAGTCTCTACTCCAGTGA
- the argF gene encoding ornithine carbamoyltransferase, producing MAKRDFLTLKEYTADEIRLLIDDAFLLKRLRQRGRFTLPYLSGLNVAMIFEKPSTRTRASFSVAVYELGGLPIPYSAQELQLSRGEPIKDVARVLSRYHHAIAARVFRHSNLEELARFSSVPVINMLSDLHHPLQALADYMTIKEKKGRIDGVKIAFVGDGRDNVFNSLAIAGVKLGAKIRVATPRAYAPDPEILGNDVYSKIEVYEDPADAVEDVDVVYTDVFVSMGQEREREERFKAFLPLYQVNSELLKKVGREDFIVMHCLPAHRGEEITDEVIEGEKSIVFDQAENRLHTTKAVLLYLLNPNWSKTKEL from the coding sequence GTGGCGAAGAGAGATTTCCTGACCTTGAAGGAATATACGGCTGACGAGATAAGGCTTCTAATAGACGACGCATTTCTACTGAAGAGGTTACGGCAGAGGGGCAGGTTTACTCTCCCGTATCTCTCAGGCCTTAACGTTGCTATGATCTTTGAGAAGCCCTCGACGCGCACAAGAGCATCCTTCTCGGTAGCAGTATATGAACTGGGAGGACTTCCTATACCCTACTCTGCCCAGGAGCTACAGCTTTCTCGTGGTGAGCCAATAAAGGATGTTGCTAGGGTGCTTTCCAGGTACCACCACGCTATTGCTGCCAGAGTCTTCCGTCACTCCAACCTTGAGGAGCTGGCGAGGTTCTCAAGTGTGCCAGTTATAAACATGCTGAGCGACCTCCACCATCCCTTGCAGGCCCTAGCGGACTACATGACCATCAAGGAGAAGAAGGGCAGGATAGACGGCGTGAAAATAGCCTTCGTCGGTGACGGTAGAGACAATGTCTTCAACTCTCTGGCGATAGCAGGTGTAAAGCTTGGAGCGAAAATAAGAGTTGCCACGCCGAGGGCCTATGCGCCTGATCCAGAGATCCTGGGCAACGACGTGTATTCAAAGATTGAGGTTTACGAAGACCCTGCAGACGCTGTGGAAGACGTCGACGTGGTGTACACTGACGTCTTTGTGAGCATGGGCCAGGAAAGAGAGCGCGAAGAGCGCTTTAAGGCATTTCTGCCTCTGTACCAGGTGAACTCAGAACTCTTGAAGAAGGTAGGGAGAGAGGACTTCATAGTGATGCACTGCCTGCCTGCTCATCGCGGCGAGGAGATAACAGACGAGGTTATTGAGGGCGAAAAAAGCATCGTCTTCGACCAGGCCGAGAACAGGTTGCACACGACCAAGGCCGTACTCCTATATCTGCTCAACCCCAACTGGAGCAAGACAAAAGAGCTTTAG